The Aeromicrobium yanjiei DNA segment AGCGGGTGGCCGTCCCCGGTCGGGGCCGCGAGGCGGGCACGAACGATCTCGAGCAGGCAGATGGCCACGAAGTACGCCACGAGGCCTGCGAACACCCGGTCGAACGGCGCAAAGTCGATGTCCGCGACCTCCGCGACCCGCAGCAGCACCGCACCGCCGAGGATCTGCACCGCCGCACGGAACTGTCCCCAGGTCTCGTCGCGGTGGAAAAGCGCGTACGAGCCGGCGACCAGGATCGCCCAGATCGGCAGGATCGAGGCCTGCCGGTCGACGTCCGCCGAGAACAGCACAGCCGCCGTCATGCCCAGCGTCAGGCGCGTCTCGCCCCGCGACACCGTGATCTGCGTACGCACCGCGAGCGGCACCAGCAGCAGGGCGATGATCGCGACGACATTGAGGTCCGGCGGACCCGTGCGCCACTGGAACGTCCGGAAGCAGATCGCAGTCACGGCGACAGCGATGACGAGGACCTCGTAGCGTCGCTCGGCGCGCGTACGAACCGTCATCCCCCGCCTTCCTGTGACCCCGCGCGTCATCCTACGGTTGCCGGGGGGTCCCACGGGTCACTTCAAGACCACCCGTCTCGCCCACATCGCGGGGATGATGGAAGATAGGCACATCCACAGCGCGATCGGAGGGGGTCCACCCATGCGCCTCGTACGCCGTCGCTCCGCCGCGCTGGTCGCGGCCCTGGCCCTCGCGGGCACCAGCCTCAGCCTCGCCCCGTCACCTGTCTCGGCCGCCGAGTGCACGGGTGGCACCGCGTGCGTCATCGTCAACGTCGTCCGCACCGTCGACGGGAACCAGACCACCCTCTACCGGGGCGCCGTCACGGCCGATCAGATCAAGGAATGGTCGGACTTCGACGAGACGCGGCAGTACTACAAGCGCCGCAACGTCGCCGGCGACGTCTCGGAGGGTCCGACCGTCAAGGCGAAGCGCGGCATCTCGTTGCACGCGCTGCTGGCCAAGATCAGCGAGCTGCACCCCGAGGCAGGCAGGCCGGCGACCTTCTCCGAGACGCCCAACGCCAGCCAGATCCCCTCGGTCCTCTCCGACGCTGAGCTCGCGGACCCCGCCGAGGCCGACTACCCGTTCGACGACAGCCTCCCCCCGGCGGTCTACCTGGCCGGCGACCAGATCGGCTACGTCCGACCGCTGCGCGACGCCAACAAGGACGTCAACATCTCCGACATCTTCAAGGTGTCAGGCCCCCTCGAGCTCACGTTCCACACCACCGGCAAGCTCCTGGAGCCCTCGGTCAAGGTCGACAAGACCGACGTGACGACCAAGACCAAGAACACGTTCTCGGTCTCGTACGCCAAGGAGCCCGGCACCCGCATCATCAGGACGCGGTGGGACTTCGGCGACGGCTCGGTCAAGGGGACCAAGCGCGAGAGCCCGTCCAAGACCTATGCCAAGAAGGGCACCTACCCCGTGTCCGTGAGCGTCTACGGCGCCAACGGCTCCTACGGTCGCTCGTCCGCGGTGGAGATGAAGGTCGAGAAGCCACCGAAGCCCCCGAAGGCGCCCGACTCCGGCGGCACCGGTGGCGGAACCGGTGGCGGAACCGGGGGCGGAACCGGCGGGGGAACAGGTGGCGGCGGATACGTCCCGCCGTACGACCCGGCCCCGATCGAACCGGAGCCTCTCGACCCGCCGTCCGACATCTCTCCGGACCAGGACATCCCCGACGACGAGCCGACCGAGACCGCGCCGGTCGACGACGGCCTCGAGGAGGTCGAGGGCTATGTGCTGGCGGGCGCCGAGATCGTGCCCGGCGGATCCCCCGAGGCCATCCCCGGGACCCAGGACACCAGCCGGCCCACTCCCGCGTCCGAGGCGTCGCTCCGCAAGCGCGTCGCGACCTGGGTGCTCGCGGGTCTCACGATCGCCCTGCTCGTCGGCGCCGGCGCCGCGAGTGAGACACGATGGTTCCGAAACCGACTGCGCCCACTCAGGAGACGTGCATGAGCGACAAGATCTACGACTTCATCTTCCGCGTCGCGGAGGTGCTCGAGCTCCCGGTCGTGATCCTCACCCTGCTCGCCCTCGCTGTCGTCCTGGTCGAGGTCGGGGCACTCATCACCGAGCTCATCAAGCGTCGCAGCCGTACGTTCTCGGCCCTCGCCCGTGCCGGCGCCTCCGCCCGTCGCGCGGTCGACGAGCGGCGCATGGACGAGGCCTCGGCCCTGCTGCAGACCGTCGCGTGGTCCGGGCCCGTCGGCAAGGCGTTCAAGGTGCTCGTGGGCGCGGTCGACAAGCCGGGCGCCGACACCCGCATCGCCAAGGAGCTCGCGGACTTCGACTTCGGCCGCCAGGCCCGGCTCGGCCGCACCCGCCTCCTGGTCCGCCTCGGCCCGGCCCTCGGCCTGATGGGCACCCTCATCCCGCTCGCCCCGGCGTTGGACGGACTGGCACGCGGCGACGTCGACGCGCTGACCGAGAACCTGCGCCTGGCGTTCAGCATCACCGTGCTGGGCATCCTCATCGGCGTCATCGCGCTCGCCCTGTCGCTGCTCCGCGAGCGCCTCTACGGCCAGGACTTCTCCGATCTCGAGTACGTCGCGGCGATCCTGACCGACGACGGCTCCGCTGCGGCCTCGATCGCCCCGACCGGCACGATCACGCCGAGCGTCCCGCCCACGCCGTCGCGACCCGTCACGAGCTCGGAGACCGTCTCGCTCCCGCCGCTCGTGCCGCCCGCTCCGCCGGCGGCCCCCGCCCCGAGCGGGACGGACGTCTCCTCATGATCAAGGTGACGCCGCGGGCCCGCGTCCACCAGGACAAGGCCGGTGACCCGCTCGACGGGCTGGTCAACATGTTCGACATCGGCATCGTCCTGGCCGTGGGCTTCCTCATCGCCGCGCTGTCGTCCCTGGGCCTGTCCGGGGCGGTCAACGAGGGCGGACTGACCAAGCCCGCTCTCGGCGAGGTGACGGTCAAGCCCGGGGAGACCGTCGAGGACGTCCCCGACGAGGGGGTCAAGACCGTGGGCCGCGGCACGCCCGTCGGCACGGTCTACCGCCTCGCGGACGGCCGCCTGGTCTACGTCACGGGCGACGGCACCGCCGCGCCGGTCAGCCCCGGCGCGGACCCGACCGATCCCACGTCTCCCGCCGACCCCACCGCCCCGGCCGATCCGTCGGCGACGGACGACGTCCCGTCCGCGGACGTGCCCGACATCCCGGCTCCCTGACCCGCGTCCCCCCTCAGCCCCGGGCGGCCGCGCCGCGCAGGGCCAGCCCCACGAGCCAGGCGATGTCGTCCGCGGCCTCGGCGGGGGGCTTCGAGGGGCGGGTGAGCGCAGACAGCACCAGGCGGACGACCGACTCCACCGCGACCTCCAGCTCGTCGCTCGTGAACGGTGTCGGCGCGAAGAGCTCCTCGATGCTCTGGCGCACCACCAGCACCGCGGCCTCCACGATCTCGCCCGACTCGGTCGTCAAGATCTGCAGCAGGTCGGTGTCGTGCTCCCCGGGCAACGAGCCCACGACCGTACGGACCAGCACGCTTCGCCGGCCCATCTCCAGCGCGCCCTCGCACGCGGACCGGATGCCGTCGAGGAGGTCGTCGGCGGCCGCCATGCGCTCCCGGACCACCCCGAGGAACCGGTCGAGCTCGCGCAGGGCGAGCTGCTCGGCCAGTCCGCGCTTGGTGCCGAACTCGTTGTAGACGGTCTGCCTGCTCACTCCGGCGGCCTCGGCGACGGCCGCCATCGTGACCGTCGACCAGCCGGTCGACTCGATGACCGCGTGGGCTGCGTCGAGCAGCCGCACCCTGACCGTCACGCGCCGGCCTCGGGGTCCAGCACCTCGTCGAGCCTCGCGTGGTCGGCGATCCAGGCCCGCGCGGTGCGGACGTCGCGCGGCCTGCCGATCGACACCGCACCCCGCACGACGCCGTCGTCGAGCAGGTAGGCGATGAAGTCGCGATCGCCGATCGATCCCCGCACGACCATGTCGTGGGAGCCCTGGGGCCAGCCCGCCACCTGGAGGTTCACGCCGTACTGGTCCGACCAGCACCACGGGACCTCGACGAATGCACCGTCGCCGCCGGCCATGACCTTGCCGACCGCGGTGCCGTGGTTCTGGGCACCCTGCCAGTGCTCGACGCGATGGCGCCCGCCGAGCACCCCGTTGGGCTGGTTGGCGACGTCGCCGGCAGCGAAGACCCCGGGGGCGGACGTCCGGCCGCGGTCGTCCACCAGGATCCCGCCGCCCTCGGACGCCGGCGCGATGCCGATGCCCGCGGCGTCCGCGAGCTCCACGTTGGGCTCCATGCCGACCGCGACCACGACCACCGGCGCGGACCACGTGCGACCGTCGACGGACCGGACGACCGTGGTGCCCGCCTCGTCCTGGATCGAGGAGACCATGACACCGGTGTGCAGGTCGGTGCCCTCGGCCTTGTGCAGGTCGCGGTACATCTCCCCCAGCGCAGTCGGCAGCAGGCGCGGGAGCGGCAGGGAGGCGGTCTCCAGCAGCGTCACGTCGCAGCCGAGCTCGCGGGCGCTGGCGGCGATCTCCGAGCCGATCAGGCCCGCGCCGACCACGACGACCGGCCCGCGCGCCGAGAGCTCGTCCTTGAGCCTCGGGACGTCGGCGAGACCACGCAGCGTGCGGACGCCGTCCGCGTCCCACGGGCTGCGGGCCCGACCACCCGTCGCGAGCAGCAGCTGGTCGTAGAGCAGCGGCTCGCCCTCGCTGAGGCGTACCGCCCTCGCCTCGGTGTCGATCGAGGTCACCGAGACGCCCGTGCGCAGCGCGATGCCCTGCTGCTCGTACCACTCGGCCTTCTTGATGCGGACCTCGTCCGCGGTCTTGTCACCGCGGATGATCTCCTTGGAGACCGGAGGGCGTCGGTACGGCAGGCCGGGCTCGTCGCCGAGCAGGTCGATCGTGCCGTCGTAGCCGGCGGACCGCAGGGCGGCCGCGGCGCTGACGCCGGCGATGCCGGCTCCGACGATGACGGTGCGGTGGGTCATCGAGCGCTCAGAGCTCCACCATCACGAAGTCGGCCTTGGCCGCACCGCAGTCGGGGCACGTCCAGTCGTCAGGGATGTCCTCCCACTTGGTGCCGGGCGGGATGTCCTCCTCGACCCAGCCTTCCGCCTCGTCGTAGACGAAGCCGCACTGCTGGCATTCCCAACGCTTCATGACAGATCTCCTGGGGTGGTGGTGTGGGGCAGGAAGTCGACCTGCTCGCGCACCCCGCAGTCGGGGCACGTCCAATCGGGGTCGACGTCGGCGAACGGGGTGCCGGCGGGCCACCCCTCGCGGGGGTTGCCGCGCTCCTCGTCGTAGACGTACTCGCAGTTCGGGCAGATGAACTGTGCCACGTCAGGCTCCCGCCCCCGCGTGGCGGCGCCGATAGCGCGCTGCGGTGCGCGGATGCAGGTTGGTGCGGGACAGGTCGCCGTCGTAGTGGTCCAGCACCTTCTCGTCCATCACCGACCTCCAGATCTGCGGCACCCACGTCAGGACGATCATGCCCGCGTACCCCGTGGGCAACGTCGGCGCCTCCTTGAAGTCCCGCAGGGCCTGGTAGCGGCGGGTCGGGTTGGCGTGGTGGTCGCTGTGACGCTGCAGGTGGTAGAGCAGCACGTTGGTGCCGATGTTGTTGGAGTTCCAGCTGTGGCTCGGGTTGACCCGCTCGTAGCGGCCCGATGCGAGCTTCTGGCGCTTCATCCCGTAGTGCTCGAGGTAGTTGACCGACTCGAGCAGCCAGATGCCGACGACGGCCTGCAGCACGAGGTACGGCAGGATCTGCCAGCCGAAGGCGACCATGAGCGCACCCCACAGGACGACCGAGAACGCCCACGCGTTGAGCACGTCGTTGCGCGGCGACCAGTGCGACGTCTTCAGGCGTCCGAAGCGCTTCTTCTCCAGCTCCCACGCACTCCTGAGGCTGCCGGTCACGGTGCGCGGCATGAACTCCCAGACGGTCTCGCCGAGGCGGCCGCTCGCCGGGTCCTCGGGGGTGGCGACGCGGACGTGGTGGCCGCGGTTGTGCTCGATGAAGAAGTGTCCGTAGAACGTCTGCGCGAGAGCGACGCGGGCGAACCAGCGCTCGTGCTCCTGCTTCTTGTGGCCCAGCTCGTGCGCGGTGTTGATGCCGATCCCGGCGACCATGCCCAGCCCGAGCGAGAGGCCGATCTTCTGGGCGATCGTCAAGGGGTCCTCGATGCCCGGCAGAGTGCCACCGCCGAGCAGGTACGCACCCCAGACGAGTCCGGCGATCTGCGCAGGGATGAACAAGTAGGTCACCCATCGGTAGTAGCGATCCTCCTCGAGCTGCTCGAGGACCTCGTCAGGCGGGTTCTCGCCGTCCCGGCCCGCCACCAGGTCGGCGAGCGGGACGACCACGAACATGAAGAACGGTCCGAAGTACCACGCGAGGGTTGAGTCGGTGACGGCGTAGATGCCCCACATCGCGACAGGGATCAGCGGGACGATGGCCCCGATGACCCACAGGTGGCGCTTGCGGTCACGCCACTGGATGACCGTCCCGTCGACGGTGGCCTCGATCGTCATCTGTTCCTCTCGTGCACTCTCGGAGATGTGCTTTACATGAACGTAGCGAATGTAAACCTCGCTGACAATGATCCACCCGTGCCGGTGAGCGTCGGATGAGGTGTCGGAGCCCGTCCCTAGAGTGAAGGAAAGGCTGCAAGGAGAGGAGGATCCCGTGCTCGACGACCGCCAGATGATCGATCAGATCGTGATCCGCCGCGAGGCCATGGCCTCCCTCGACGCTGCCGAGGCCGCCGATCTGGTGGACTACGTCGACCGCGCCCCGGGCCCGCGCCGGGCCGATGCCGCAGTCCACGAGCTGTCGCTCGCACTGACCCAGCCGGTGCCCACGATCGAGCGGCGCATCGCCCAGGCACGGCGGCTGCGGTCCACGATGCCCACGGTCTGGCAGGCCTGGCACGACGGACGCCTGAGCACGAGCGCGGTCGGTGAGATCGACCGGGCCGCCCGGCGCCTGACCCATCCCACCTCCCGGGTCGACCTCGACGGCCAAGCCGTGGACGCCGCGAGCGGCCGCACCCCGGGCCAGCTGTCACGGTGGCTGGACCGGTGGGTCGAACGCACCGAGGCCCACGCCGCCCGCGCCCGTCACGAGACCGCCCGTGCCGACCGGGCGGTGCGCCTGCGTCCCCTGGGCGACGCGATGACCCGGCTGACCGTGGACATCCCGGCCACCGAGGCCGCGGCGATCGCCCAAAGGCTCACCGCTGCCGCCCACGCACTGGCCTCCGACGACCCCCGGACCCTTGACCAGGCCCGCGCCGACATCGTGTGCGACGTGCTGCTGGATCGCCGCGACGGAGCCCTGGGCTACCGCGCGGTCATCGGGATCACCGTGCCCCTGTCATCGCTGCTGGGCTTCAGCGACGCCCCCGGCGAGCTGACCGACCGGTCCGCGACCATCCCCGCCTTCATCGTGCGCGAGGCCGTGGCCGACGAGCACAGCCTCCTGTATCGCCTGGTCACCGACGACATCGGCAACCTGCTGACCGTGCAGTGGCTGGGCCGCTTCGCCCCCGCCCGCCTCCGACAAGTCCTGGCGTTTCGCGACGGCACCTCGGTGTTCCCCACCAGCTCGGTGCCCGCCGCCCACTGCGACAGCGACCACACCGATCCCTGGCCCGCGCCCACCCACGCCGCCAACACCGGCCCGCTGAACCGCCGCGCCCACCGGCTCAAGACCGAAGGCCTCATCGACCTGCGACAGCCCACACCTGGGGTCTTCGCATGGACCACCCACACGGGGCACCGCTACACACGACGTCCCGAACCCGTCCCGATCGCCGACTGGGACCTCCCGCCACCGCACCCCGCCTGACCGTCCCGCGCGAGACGATGGGTCACGTCCCGACATCTGGGGGCAGAGACATGTCTGCACACCCGCACAGATCGGAGCCGCCCGGTGACCGCACCACCGACGACCGAGCACGGCACGGCCGCCACCGACCGGGATCTCCTCGTGCGGGCCGCTGCCG contains these protein-coding regions:
- a CDS encoding PKD domain-containing protein, which codes for MRLVRRRSAALVAALALAGTSLSLAPSPVSAAECTGGTACVIVNVVRTVDGNQTTLYRGAVTADQIKEWSDFDETRQYYKRRNVAGDVSEGPTVKAKRGISLHALLAKISELHPEAGRPATFSETPNASQIPSVLSDAELADPAEADYPFDDSLPPAVYLAGDQIGYVRPLRDANKDVNISDIFKVSGPLELTFHTTGKLLEPSVKVDKTDVTTKTKNTFSVSYAKEPGTRIIRTRWDFGDGSVKGTKRESPSKTYAKKGTYPVSVSVYGANGSYGRSSAVEMKVEKPPKPPKAPDSGGTGGGTGGGTGGGTGGGTGGGGYVPPYDPAPIEPEPLDPPSDISPDQDIPDDEPTETAPVDDGLEEVEGYVLAGAEIVPGGSPEAIPGTQDTSRPTPASEASLRKRVATWVLAGLTIALLVGAGAASETRWFRNRLRPLRRRA
- a CDS encoding MotA/TolQ/ExbB proton channel family protein; the encoded protein is MSDKIYDFIFRVAEVLELPVVILTLLALAVVLVEVGALITELIKRRSRTFSALARAGASARRAVDERRMDEASALLQTVAWSGPVGKAFKVLVGAVDKPGADTRIAKELADFDFGRQARLGRTRLLVRLGPALGLMGTLIPLAPALDGLARGDVDALTENLRLAFSITVLGILIGVIALALSLLRERLYGQDFSDLEYVAAILTDDGSAAASIAPTGTITPSVPPTPSRPVTSSETVSLPPLVPPAPPAAPAPSGTDVSS
- a CDS encoding DUF2149 domain-containing protein encodes the protein MIKVTPRARVHQDKAGDPLDGLVNMFDIGIVLAVGFLIAALSSLGLSGAVNEGGLTKPALGEVTVKPGETVEDVPDEGVKTVGRGTPVGTVYRLADGRLVYVTGDGTAAPVSPGADPTDPTSPADPTAPADPSATDDVPSADVPDIPAP
- a CDS encoding TetR family transcriptional regulator, translating into MTVRVRLLDAAHAVIESTGWSTVTMAAVAEAAGVSRQTVYNEFGTKRGLAEQLALRELDRFLGVVRERMAAADDLLDGIRSACEGALEMGRRSVLVRTVVGSLPGEHDTDLLQILTTESGEIVEAAVLVVRQSIEELFAPTPFTSDELEVAVESVVRLVLSALTRPSKPPAEAADDIAWLVGLALRGAAARG
- a CDS encoding NAD(P)/FAD-dependent oxidoreductase, with amino-acid sequence MTHRTVIVGAGIAGVSAAAALRSAGYDGTIDLLGDEPGLPYRRPPVSKEIIRGDKTADEVRIKKAEWYEQQGIALRTGVSVTSIDTEARAVRLSEGEPLLYDQLLLATGGRARSPWDADGVRTLRGLADVPRLKDELSARGPVVVVGAGLIGSEIAASARELGCDVTLLETASLPLPRLLPTALGEMYRDLHKAEGTDLHTGVMVSSIQDEAGTTVVRSVDGRTWSAPVVVVAVGMEPNVELADAAGIGIAPASEGGGILVDDRGRTSAPGVFAAGDVANQPNGVLGGRHRVEHWQGAQNHGTAVGKVMAGGDGAFVEVPWCWSDQYGVNLQVAGWPQGSHDMVVRGSIGDRDFIAYLLDDGVVRGAVSIGRPRDVRTARAWIADHARLDEVLDPEAGA
- a CDS encoding rubredoxin; this translates as MKRWECQQCGFVYDEAEGWVEEDIPPGTKWEDIPDDWTCPDCGAAKADFVMVEL
- a CDS encoding rubredoxin encodes the protein MAQFICPNCEYVYDEERGNPREGWPAGTPFADVDPDWTCPDCGVREQVDFLPHTTTPGDLS
- a CDS encoding alkane 1-monooxygenase; its protein translation is MTIEATVDGTVIQWRDRKRHLWVIGAIVPLIPVAMWGIYAVTDSTLAWYFGPFFMFVVVPLADLVAGRDGENPPDEVLEQLEEDRYYRWVTYLFIPAQIAGLVWGAYLLGGGTLPGIEDPLTIAQKIGLSLGLGMVAGIGINTAHELGHKKQEHERWFARVALAQTFYGHFFIEHNRGHHVRVATPEDPASGRLGETVWEFMPRTVTGSLRSAWELEKKRFGRLKTSHWSPRNDVLNAWAFSVVLWGALMVAFGWQILPYLVLQAVVGIWLLESVNYLEHYGMKRQKLASGRYERVNPSHSWNSNNIGTNVLLYHLQRHSDHHANPTRRYQALRDFKEAPTLPTGYAGMIVLTWVPQIWRSVMDEKVLDHYDGDLSRTNLHPRTAARYRRRHAGAGA
- a CDS encoding DUF222 domain-containing protein, whose amino-acid sequence is MLDDRQMIDQIVIRREAMASLDAAEAADLVDYVDRAPGPRRADAAVHELSLALTQPVPTIERRIAQARRLRSTMPTVWQAWHDGRLSTSAVGEIDRAARRLTHPTSRVDLDGQAVDAASGRTPGQLSRWLDRWVERTEAHAARARHETARADRAVRLRPLGDAMTRLTVDIPATEAAAIAQRLTAAAHALASDDPRTLDQARADIVCDVLLDRRDGALGYRAVIGITVPLSSLLGFSDAPGELTDRSATIPAFIVREAVADEHSLLYRLVTDDIGNLLTVQWLGRFAPARLRQVLAFRDGTSVFPTSSVPAAHCDSDHTDPWPAPTHAANTGPLNRRAHRLKTEGLIDLRQPTPGVFAWTTHTGHRYTRRPEPVPIADWDLPPPHPA